A genomic window from Tolypothrix sp. PCC 7910 includes:
- a CDS encoding response regulator transcription factor, with product MIKVLLVDDQNLIRQGLRALLELETDLEIVGEAENGAIALNLIAELQPNVVLMDIRMPIMDGVAATREIQQRFSGIKVLVLTTFDDDEYVKAALQNGAMGYLLKDTPSEELAFAIRAVHKGYTQLGPGIVKKLLMQFPTLEPTPPPEIPPSLAELTPREKEVLRLIAQGASNREIAQQLYISEGTVKNHVTNMLNRLNLRDRTQAAIFANTFLAYLNDSD from the coding sequence ATGATTAAAGTATTACTAGTAGATGACCAAAATTTAATTCGTCAAGGATTAAGAGCCTTATTAGAGTTAGAAACAGATTTAGAAATTGTAGGCGAAGCAGAAAATGGAGCAATCGCACTGAACTTAATTGCCGAATTGCAACCAAATGTAGTATTAATGGATATCAGAATGCCCATCATGGATGGAGTTGCAGCTACAAGAGAAATTCAACAGCGATTTAGCGGTATTAAAGTTTTAGTATTAACAACTTTTGATGATGATGAATATGTAAAAGCTGCACTCCAGAATGGTGCAATGGGTTATTTACTCAAGGATACACCTTCGGAAGAATTAGCGTTTGCAATCCGTGCTGTTCATAAAGGTTACACTCAATTAGGGCCAGGAATAGTCAAAAAATTATTGATGCAGTTTCCAACTTTAGAACCAACCCCACCGCCAGAAATTCCGCCTAGTTTAGCAGAACTGACTCCCAGAGAGAAAGAGGTTTTACGCCTCATTGCTCAAGGCGCTAGTAATCGAGAAATAGCTCAACAACTCTATATTTCTGAGGGGACAGTCAAAAACCATGTGACCAATATGTTAAATCGTCTCAATTTACGCGATCGCACTCAAGCTGCAATTTTTGCTAATACATTTTTAGCATATTTAAATGACAGCGATTAA
- a CDS encoding nucleoside deaminase, which produces MDHEYFMRLAIAEAKKGDAPYGAVIVKDNEVVAVGHNTVRRDNDPSAHAEINVIRSLTAKIQNPALSGYSIYTTGEPCPMCATACVWTGISEIIYGASIQDLISINQSQIEISCEEVIVKSFRNINVIKGVLKTECLALFN; this is translated from the coding sequence ATGGATCATGAATATTTTATGCGTCTAGCGATCGCAGAAGCAAAAAAAGGTGATGCACCTTATGGCGCAGTGATTGTGAAAGATAACGAAGTTGTTGCCGTAGGTCATAATACTGTAAGACGAGATAACGATCCATCTGCTCATGCAGAAATCAATGTTATTCGTAGTTTAACAGCTAAAATTCAAAATCCTGCTTTGTCAGGGTATAGCATATATACAACTGGTGAACCTTGTCCTATGTGTGCAACGGCTTGTGTTTGGACGGGTATCTCCGAAATTATCTATGGCGCTTCGATTCAAGATTTAATTTCCATCAATCAATCACAAATTGAGATTTCTTGTGAAGAGGTGATTGTTAAATCATTTAGAAATATCAATGTGATTAAAGGGGTTTTAAAAACAGAATGCTTGGCATTATTTAATTAA
- a CDS encoding ion transporter has translation MLLSREKAEFYLTDIETPLGQIINLTIAGLVLLSSGIFVAETYNIPDSLRFQLQIIDTVIFIVFAVEYVIRLWSAENKLKYFFSLYSIIDLIAILPFFLGAVDLSFIRLLRWFRILRLIRFIDKRFFFGSVSTEDGVIFARILFTLFAIIFVYSGLIYQVEHPVNPQGFATFLDALYFSIVTMTTVGFGDVTPASELGRWLTVLMILTGIALIPWQVGDLIKRLVKTANQIEANCSGCGLAYHDADAGFCKRCGTKLPVISAD, from the coding sequence ATGTTACTTAGCAGAGAAAAAGCCGAATTCTATTTAACAGACATAGAAACACCACTAGGACAAATAATTAACTTAACTATTGCTGGATTGGTTCTTTTGTCCTCAGGAATTTTCGTAGCAGAAACTTATAATATTCCTGATTCTCTCCGTTTTCAATTACAAATTATTGATACTGTTATATTCATAGTTTTTGCAGTTGAATATGTAATCCGTCTATGGAGCGCAGAAAATAAGCTTAAGTATTTTTTCAGCTTATATTCCATTATCGACTTAATTGCTATCTTGCCATTTTTTCTAGGAGCCGTAGATTTAAGTTTTATTCGTTTATTACGATGGTTTCGGATTTTAAGATTAATCAGGTTTATCGATAAAAGATTTTTCTTTGGTAGTGTGAGTACTGAAGATGGTGTAATATTTGCAAGAATATTATTTACCTTATTTGCGATTATATTTGTTTACTCTGGCTTAATTTATCAAGTTGAACATCCTGTTAATCCCCAAGGTTTTGCCACTTTTTTAGATGCATTGTATTTTTCGATTGTCACCATGACAACGGTGGGTTTTGGAGATGTAACACCCGCTTCTGAATTAGGACGCTGGTTAACAGTATTGATGATTTTGACAGGTATTGCTCTAATTCCTTGGCAAGTTGGTGATTTAATCAAGCGATTGGTAAAAACTGCGAACCAAATAGAAGCGAATTGTTCTGGATGCGGTTTGGCTTACCACGATGCTGATGCTGGGTTTTGCAAAAGATGCGGAACCAAATTACCTGTGATAAGTGCTGATTAA
- a CDS encoding TIGR04222 domain-containing membrane protein has product MEALLHNPIADMYGPNFLLLYGIVISLTLLGCWKLVQDPTTNQPLPLIPSEPDPYEVAYFREGALEVVKVALLSLIQNNYLQITGQQISQTSAHGDVFQLHPIERDVFFSYSTTPEVKSLWLIASKVQSHCDTFEEKLRNEKLLYAQEWQRWNYKVGFIAATIICSLGGYKLLIALENNYHNVNLLIYMAVISIMYILWLSRMRSRLSYRGQTYLQQLQNTFAQLKTKAKNYSFLSVFNYNLLVALFGVEALAGTEYDSYYKVFYPATSRTSSQRSNSSDSGCSSGSSCSGGSSCGGGCGGGCGGCGGGGD; this is encoded by the coding sequence ATGGAAGCCTTGCTACATAACCCAATTGCAGATATGTACGGGCCTAACTTCTTACTGTTGTATGGTATTGTCATTAGCTTGACACTTTTAGGTTGCTGGAAACTTGTACAAGATCCAACAACAAATCAACCCTTACCTTTAATCCCTAGCGAACCAGATCCTTATGAAGTTGCTTACTTCCGTGAAGGAGCTTTAGAAGTAGTAAAAGTAGCACTTTTGAGTTTAATTCAAAATAATTATTTACAGATTACTGGACAGCAAATTAGCCAAACATCAGCTCATGGAGATGTATTTCAACTACATCCTATAGAGAGGGACGTGTTTTTTAGTTATTCAACAACTCCAGAAGTAAAATCTCTCTGGTTAATAGCCTCCAAAGTACAATCACATTGCGATACTTTTGAAGAAAAACTACGCAATGAGAAACTATTATATGCTCAAGAATGGCAAAGATGGAATTATAAAGTTGGCTTTATTGCGGCCACAATTATTTGCAGTTTAGGTGGTTATAAGCTCCTGATTGCCTTAGAAAATAACTATCATAATGTCAACCTGCTCATATATATGGCTGTCATATCGATAATGTATATTTTATGGTTGAGCCGGATGCGATCGCGCCTTAGCTATCGAGGACAAACTTACCTTCAACAACTCCAAAATACATTTGCTCAATTGAAGACTAAGGCGAAGAATTATAGCTTCCTTTCAGTATTTAATTACAACTTGCTAGTAGCACTCTTTGGCGTAGAAGCACTCGCTGGTACTGAATACGATTCATACTACAAAGTGTTCTATCCTGCTACATCTAGAACAAGTAGCCAAAGAAGTAATTCCTCTGATAGTGGTTGCAGTAGTGGAAGTTCCTGCAGTGGTGGAAGTTCCTGCGGTGGCGGTTGCGGCGGTGGCTGCGGTGGCTGCGGCGGGGGTGGCGACTAA
- a CDS encoding DUF692 domain-containing protein, which translates to MEVPAVVEVPAVAVAAVAAVAAAGVATKMLSHLPNLGVGLGFRELFKSELFLNRQPVDFLEIVAEHYLDAPAAKQQELELLAAHFPLIPHAINLSLGSAEGLDRDYLAKLAALIKQLNPPWWSEHLCFTKVGGIDIGHLSPLPYTQEAVEVVCRNIAEVRRWIDVPLILENITYMVALPGAEMTEAQFLAEVAEHADCGLLLDVTNLYTNAVNHGYDMQQFLQQLPLERIVQLHFVGGHWHDGVLIDSHSHSTPVEIWQLMDDVVANFPVKGIVLERDENLPAFTELVAELQQARHIARSHGKWG; encoded by the coding sequence GTGGAAGTTCCTGCAGTGGTGGAAGTTCCTGCGGTGGCGGTTGCGGCGGTGGCTGCGGTGGCTGCGGCGGGGGTGGCGACTAAGATGTTATCTCATCTCCCTAATTTAGGTGTGGGATTAGGTTTTAGAGAATTATTTAAAAGCGAGTTGTTTCTCAATCGCCAGCCAGTAGACTTTCTGGAAATTGTTGCTGAACATTATTTAGATGCACCAGCAGCAAAACAGCAGGAATTAGAATTGCTGGCGGCGCATTTCCCCCTAATTCCCCATGCAATTAATCTGTCTTTAGGTAGCGCTGAAGGTTTAGATAGAGATTATTTAGCTAAACTAGCAGCACTAATTAAGCAGCTTAACCCGCCTTGGTGGAGTGAGCATCTTTGTTTTACCAAAGTAGGGGGAATTGATATTGGACATTTATCACCGCTACCCTATACGCAGGAAGCTGTCGAAGTAGTTTGTCGCAACATCGCTGAAGTGCGTCGCTGGATTGATGTGCCATTAATACTCGAAAATATTACTTATATGGTGGCACTTCCTGGTGCGGAGATGACAGAAGCCCAATTTTTAGCGGAAGTAGCAGAACATGCTGATTGTGGGTTGCTTTTAGATGTGACAAATCTCTACACTAATGCTGTCAACCACGGCTATGATATGCAGCAGTTTCTCCAACAATTACCGCTAGAACGTATTGTACAGTTGCATTTCGTTGGCGGACATTGGCATGATGGTGTTTTGATTGATAGCCATTCCCACTCGACACCAGTAGAAATCTGGCAATTGATGGATGATGTTGTCGCCAACTTTCCAGTCAAAGGAATAGTTCTCGAACGAGATGAAAACTTACCAGCCTTTACAGAATTAGTAGCAGAACTGCAACAAGCACGACATATCGCCAGGAGTCATGGTAAATGGGGTTAG